The Zobellia alginiliquefaciens genome contains a region encoding:
- a CDS encoding lysylphosphatidylglycerol synthase transmembrane domain-containing protein produces MNENIKKVLKTALPIVLGVFLVWYSYQKTSPEDRTQILFYIKEANLLWVGLSIFLGMLGHISRAVRWNFLLEPLGYRPKVINNVFILLMAYFANLGIPRTGEILRATALTSYEDVPFEKGFGTIVTERVIDVIMLLLIIGLTLILQTDSILGFLQEKGFNMKGLLILMGAGIIGLVFFFIFIKQSSHAIAVKIKGFVKGLMEGVFSIFKMKKKWAFVLHTLFIWGCYIGMLWVIKFTVPETISLSLSELMVAFVAGSFAMTATNGGIGLYPIAVSSALTIFGISAVSGDAFGWIMWIAQTLMIVVFGAISFLVLPLFNRNR; encoded by the coding sequence TTGAACGAAAATATTAAAAAGGTACTAAAAACAGCACTCCCAATCGTCTTGGGAGTTTTTTTAGTTTGGTATTCCTACCAAAAGACCTCACCAGAAGACAGAACACAGATATTATTTTACATAAAGGAAGCAAACCTTCTTTGGGTAGGCCTTTCCATTTTTTTAGGTATGCTCGGGCATATCTCACGAGCCGTTCGCTGGAATTTTCTATTGGAACCCCTAGGTTACAGACCCAAGGTCATTAATAACGTATTCATTCTTCTAATGGCATATTTTGCCAACTTGGGCATCCCTAGAACAGGCGAAATACTAAGAGCTACCGCACTCACCAGTTATGAAGACGTACCCTTTGAAAAAGGATTTGGAACCATAGTAACGGAGCGCGTTATTGATGTAATTATGCTACTATTGATCATTGGTCTAACCTTAATACTTCAAACAGACAGTATTTTAGGCTTTTTACAAGAAAAAGGATTCAATATGAAAGGCTTACTAATATTAATGGGCGCAGGAATTATTGGACTTGTCTTCTTTTTTATCTTCATTAAACAATCATCGCACGCCATAGCGGTTAAAATTAAAGGCTTCGTAAAAGGTCTTATGGAAGGTGTTTTTAGCATTTTTAAAATGAAAAAGAAATGGGCATTTGTACTACATACTCTTTTCATCTGGGGCTGTTATATTGGCATGCTTTGGGTTATTAAATTCACCGTTCCGGAAACCATTAGCCTTTCCTTAAGTGAGTTGATGGTAGCTTTTGTAGCAGGATCGTTTGCCATGACCGCCACCAATGGCGGAATCGGCCTCTATCCTATTGCCGTAAGCAGTGCATTAACCATTTTTGGTATTAGTGCTGTCTCGGGCGATGCCTTTGGGTGGATTATGTGGATAGCACAAACTCTAATGATAGTCGTTTTTGGGGCAATATCTTTTCTGGTATTACCGTTATTCAACAGAAACCGATAA
- the panD gene encoding aspartate 1-decarboxylase has translation MQIEVVKSKIHRVKVTGADLNYIGSITIDEDLMDAANIIRGEKVQIVNNNNGERLETYAIPGQRNSGEITLNGAAARKVAVGDILILITYGRMDIEEAKTFNPSLVFPNEQTNLLK, from the coding sequence ATGCAAATAGAAGTTGTAAAGTCCAAGATTCACCGTGTAAAAGTCACTGGAGCCGATTTAAATTATATCGGTAGCATTACCATTGATGAAGATTTAATGGATGCAGCCAATATTATTAGAGGCGAAAAAGTGCAAATTGTTAACAATAACAATGGCGAACGGCTAGAAACCTACGCTATTCCGGGACAACGAAATAGTGGCGAAATCACTTTAAACGGTGCTGCGGCCAGAAAAGTAGCTGTTGGCGATATTCTTATTTTGATTACCTACGGAAGAATGGATATTGAAGAAGCCAAAACATTTAATCCTTCGTTAGTTTTCCCTAATGAGCAAACCAATTTGCTAAAATAG
- the panC gene encoding pantoate--beta-alanine ligase, producing MLVFKTKKELLDHISTLPKTNGLGLVPTMGALHTGHASLVQKAVDENETVVVSIFVNPTQFDNKEDLAKYPHTFDADLELLSSVSDDILVFSPSADEVYDKKIKAKKYNFEGLDTVMEGAFRDDHFNGVGTIVEALLLLVTPNRAYFGEKDFQQLQIIKKLVKQQQIPVEIVGCPIVREPHGLAMSSRNERLSPELRQKASFIYHTLLTAKEKFGTKSADYVLNWIREKFGEQEKLELEYIEIADVETLSPITTKKENIKYRAFIAVYADGVRLIDNIAL from the coding sequence ATGTTGGTATTCAAAACTAAAAAAGAACTCTTAGACCATATTTCCACCCTGCCAAAAACCAATGGATTAGGACTTGTACCCACTATGGGAGCACTCCACACGGGGCATGCCTCTTTAGTTCAAAAGGCCGTTGATGAAAATGAGACCGTTGTAGTTAGTATTTTTGTAAACCCTACACAGTTTGATAATAAGGAGGATCTAGCAAAATATCCGCACACTTTTGATGCCGATTTGGAATTACTTTCAAGTGTTTCAGATGACATTCTTGTTTTTTCTCCCTCTGCAGACGAAGTATATGACAAAAAGATAAAAGCCAAAAAATATAATTTTGAAGGCTTGGATACGGTTATGGAAGGTGCATTTAGAGATGACCACTTTAACGGTGTAGGCACTATTGTTGAAGCCCTCCTATTACTAGTAACACCAAACCGGGCATACTTTGGGGAAAAAGATTTTCAACAGCTACAAATCATAAAAAAGCTTGTAAAACAACAACAAATTCCCGTAGAAATAGTGGGCTGCCCAATTGTAAGGGAACCCCATGGCCTGGCTATGAGTTCACGGAATGAAAGATTATCTCCAGAACTACGACAAAAAGCTTCGTTCATATATCATACACTCCTCACTGCCAAAGAAAAATTTGGCACGAAAAGTGCTGATTATGTACTGAATTGGATTAGAGAAAAGTTTGGCGAACAGGAAAAATTGGAACTGGAATATATTGAAATAGCCGATGTAGAAACCCTAAGCCCAATCACAACAAAAAAAGAAAATATAAAATATAGAGCTTTTATTGCCGTTTATGCCGATGGCGTTAGACTAATAGATAATATTGCTCTATAA
- a CDS encoding glycogen/starch synthase, producing MNGKKILFVSSELVPYLPQNEVSLMSYETPRMVNSNGGQIRIFMPRYGNINERRHQLHEVIRLSGMNLVINDMDMPLIIKVASIPRERIQVYFIDNDEYFKRKATFADADGNLFPDNDQRAIFFAKGVVETVKKLNWSPDIIHVHGWMASLLPLYLKKYYADEPLFDASKIVTSVYGKSFDGELDSDMIKKVAFDGISEDSIEALKTPTYNNLLKIAVDHSDAVILAAEEIPEDLQSHISNLEKPVLPYVSLQEFEEAYANFYNTEVLK from the coding sequence ATGAATGGCAAAAAGATATTGTTCGTGTCGTCGGAGTTAGTACCCTATCTTCCACAGAACGAAGTTTCCCTAATGTCTTATGAAACTCCTAGGATGGTAAATAGCAATGGCGGCCAGATACGGATTTTTATGCCAAGATATGGTAATATAAACGAACGTAGGCATCAGCTTCATGAAGTTATTCGTTTGTCTGGGATGAATCTCGTTATTAATGATATGGATATGCCTCTGATAATAAAAGTGGCCTCCATACCTCGCGAGCGCATTCAGGTCTATTTTATAGATAATGATGAGTACTTTAAGCGCAAAGCTACGTTTGCAGATGCAGATGGTAATTTGTTTCCGGACAATGACCAGAGAGCAATTTTCTTTGCTAAAGGAGTTGTTGAAACGGTTAAAAAGTTAAACTGGTCCCCAGATATAATTCACGTTCATGGATGGATGGCTTCTTTGTTGCCTTTGTATCTAAAGAAGTATTATGCAGACGAGCCATTGTTTGATGCCAGTAAAATAGTTACTTCAGTTTACGGTAAGTCTTTTGATGGTGAGCTTGATTCTGATATGATCAAGAAAGTTGCTTTTGATGGCATATCTGAAGATAGTATTGAGGCGTTAAAAACTCCTACCTATAATAATTTGTTAAAGATAGCCGTAGATCATTCTGATGCCGTTATTTTAGCAGCGGAAGAAATTCCGGAAGATTTACAGAGTCATATATCCAACCTAGAAAAACCTGTGTTGCCGTATGTTTCCTTGCAAGAATTTGAGGAGGCGTATGCCAATTTTTATAACACTGAAGTTTTAAAATAG
- a CDS encoding DUF4270 domain-containing protein yields the protein MIFLNRLKLPALAVIVLVTIFASCEEDLTTVGSGVVGGEPFKNNKAVYDVFAYNKKIKAVSTNRLPIYQLGIYDDPLYGKTEAQVTTQVLLPSGNPTFGVTTQTNEDDPSSVTQIPENETIDSVYLYIPFLTNPTGDADLDGLIDELDDLPLDPNSDTDEGGLTDSQENSRGSNPLDASDDTDDTDFVANQFAKTFDLDSIYVDGRLYSDNMPNPGFNLKVQRSTYFLRDLDPSVNFQEAQEYYSSQEFAPTFVDEVIYDSEVSSEPIVISSEQIPLRKTDDESTEDVDESTQFSYLSPGIRVALDKVFFQENILDKEGSTDLESQANFKEFLRGLHFSVSSGGNDVMFLFNLKLANITVSYSYDTADSEGVVTAKGGQTDLVLNFLRDSFTSTGQLASTDGNAVNTFVNEVYPPEITDKLDTGENASEIYLKGGAGTFAEIKLFDEVNGLEVINEIKSNNWIINDANLVFYVADENLGVEPPRLYLFNSETNAILPLSATDADGLSEEYGGIIETSSDGEGVKYTVNVTTYINNLVLNDADNVTLGLTTTPSLFLGTVANAMLENGEERELPLANTLSPLGTVLYGSAVDANEDKKLQLEIFYTETN from the coding sequence ATGATTTTTTTGAACAGATTAAAGCTCCCTGCTCTTGCAGTAATAGTATTGGTCACCATCTTTGCATCTTGTGAGGAAGACTTAACAACCGTTGGTTCTGGAGTGGTTGGGGGTGAGCCGTTCAAGAATAACAAGGCGGTTTATGATGTTTTTGCCTATAATAAAAAGATAAAAGCAGTATCGACCAATAGATTGCCAATTTATCAATTGGGAATTTATGATGATCCGCTCTACGGGAAAACAGAGGCACAGGTAACTACTCAGGTTTTACTTCCTAGTGGAAATCCAACTTTTGGAGTAACTACACAAACAAATGAAGATGATCCTTCTAGTGTAACTCAGATTCCTGAAAATGAAACTATAGATTCAGTTTACCTTTATATTCCATTTTTGACTAATCCTACGGGCGATGCAGATTTAGATGGACTTATTGATGAGTTGGATGATTTGCCTTTAGACCCTAACAGTGATACTGATGAGGGGGGGTTGACGGATAGTCAGGAAAACTCAAGGGGCTCCAATCCCCTTGATGCGTCCGATGATACGGATGATACCGATTTTGTAGCGAATCAATTTGCTAAAACATTTGACCTAGATAGTATTTATGTGGATGGTCGTTTGTATAGCGATAATATGCCTAACCCAGGTTTTAATTTAAAAGTTCAGAGGTCCACTTACTTTTTAAGAGACCTTGATCCTTCTGTAAATTTTCAGGAAGCTCAAGAGTACTATTCTTCTCAAGAATTTGCCCCAACCTTTGTAGATGAAGTTATTTATGATAGTGAGGTGAGTTCAGAGCCCATAGTTATAAGTAGTGAACAAATACCTTTGCGAAAAACTGATGACGAATCCACGGAAGATGTTGATGAGTCCACTCAATTTAGCTACTTGTCTCCCGGCATTCGCGTAGCATTGGATAAAGTCTTTTTTCAAGAAAATATTTTAGATAAGGAAGGTTCAACGGACCTTGAATCTCAGGCAAATTTTAAAGAGTTTTTACGGGGGTTGCATTTTTCAGTTTCTTCCGGAGGCAATGATGTTATGTTCTTGTTCAATCTTAAATTGGCCAATATAACGGTTTCGTACAGCTATGATACGGCAGACAGTGAAGGTGTCGTTACTGCTAAGGGAGGTCAAACAGATTTGGTCCTTAATTTTTTAAGAGATTCTTTTACTTCAACGGGACAACTTGCTTCTACGGATGGAAACGCGGTTAACACATTTGTTAACGAGGTTTACCCTCCTGAAATAACAGACAAGTTAGACACGGGTGAAAATGCATCAGAGATATATTTAAAGGGTGGTGCGGGAACTTTTGCTGAAATCAAATTGTTTGATGAAGTGAATGGCCTAGAGGTTATTAATGAGATAAAGTCAAATAATTGGATTATAAATGATGCCAATCTTGTATTTTATGTTGCAGATGAAAATTTAGGTGTTGAACCACCACGGCTTTATTTATTTAATTCTGAGACTAATGCTATATTGCCTTTGTCCGCTACCGATGCAGACGGTCTTTCTGAGGAATACGGAGGGATTATCGAAACCTCTAGTGATGGTGAAGGGGTGAAGTACACGGTCAATGTTACTACGTATATAAATAATCTTGTTCTAAATGATGCGGACAATGTTACGTTAGGCCTTACTACTACGCCTAGTTTGTTTTTAGGTACCGTGGCAAATGCTATGTTGGAGAACGGAGAAGAACGGGAGTTGCCGCTTGCAAATACGTTGTCCCCTTTAGGTACGGTGTTGTATGGTAGTGCGGTAGATGCTAACGAAGATAAAAAGTTGCAGCTTGAAATTTTCTATACCGAAACCAACTAA
- the glmS gene encoding glutamine--fructose-6-phosphate transaminase (isomerizing), which yields MCGIVGYIGHRDAYPIIVKGLQRLEYRGYDSAGVAVYDGEQINLAKTKGKVEDLKKKAESTISLKGNLGIGHTRWATHGVPNDTNSHPHYSNSGDLVIIHNGIIENYESIKKELVKRGYTFESDTDTEVLINLIEEVQKTEDVKLGKAVQIALNEVVGAYAIAVFDIKKPDEIVVAKLGSPLAIGVGEDEFFIASDASPFIEFTNNAVYLQDEEMAIVRLGKEIKLRKIKNDAVAYPNILELKMNIEEIEKGGYDHFMLKEIYEQPRAILDTYRGRLRAAQGLIKMAGIDENIEKFMNANRIIIVACGTSWHAGLVAEYIFEDLARIPVEVEYASEFRYRNPVITDKDVLIAISQSGETADTLAAIKLAKEKGAYVFGVCNVVGSSIARETDSGAYTHAGPEIGVASTKAFTTQITVLTLVALKLAKEKGVFSQSRFHEFLTELETIPAKVEKVLESNALIEIIADVYKDSTNCLYLGRGYNFPVALEGALKLKEISYIHAEGYPAAEMKHGPIALIDDQMPVFVIATKKGHYEKVVSNIQEIKSRKGKIIAIVTEGDTQVTELADHVVEVPETLESLTPLLTTIPLQLLSYHIAVMRGCNVDQPRNLAKSVTVE from the coding sequence ATGTGTGGAATAGTAGGTTACATAGGTCATAGAGATGCCTATCCGATTATCGTAAAAGGTTTGCAACGTCTTGAATATAGAGGGTACGATAGTGCCGGTGTTGCAGTATATGATGGCGAACAAATAAATTTGGCAAAGACCAAAGGCAAGGTGGAGGACCTTAAGAAAAAGGCGGAAAGCACTATTTCATTAAAAGGAAATCTTGGTATAGGCCATACACGTTGGGCTACACATGGTGTCCCAAATGATACAAACTCTCACCCTCATTACTCCAATTCTGGCGACTTGGTAATTATCCATAACGGGATTATAGAAAATTATGAATCCATCAAGAAAGAGTTGGTTAAAAGAGGCTATACTTTTGAATCTGATACAGATACCGAAGTTTTAATAAACCTTATTGAAGAGGTTCAAAAAACCGAGGATGTAAAGTTGGGTAAAGCTGTTCAGATAGCATTAAATGAAGTAGTAGGTGCATACGCTATTGCTGTTTTTGATATTAAGAAACCAGACGAGATTGTTGTTGCAAAACTTGGTAGTCCATTAGCCATTGGTGTTGGTGAGGACGAGTTTTTTATTGCTTCGGATGCTTCTCCTTTTATAGAGTTTACTAATAATGCAGTTTATCTTCAAGATGAGGAAATGGCCATTGTTCGATTAGGAAAGGAAATCAAACTTCGTAAAATAAAGAATGATGCAGTAGCATATCCTAATATCCTTGAACTCAAAATGAATATAGAGGAGATAGAAAAAGGGGGTTATGATCACTTTATGCTTAAGGAAATATATGAGCAACCAAGAGCAATTTTGGACACCTATAGAGGTAGATTAAGAGCTGCGCAAGGGCTAATAAAAATGGCCGGTATTGATGAGAACATAGAAAAGTTCATGAATGCCAATCGTATAATTATTGTTGCTTGTGGTACATCTTGGCATGCAGGTTTGGTTGCCGAATATATATTTGAGGACTTGGCAAGGATACCTGTAGAGGTGGAATATGCATCTGAATTTAGATATAGAAATCCGGTTATAACAGATAAAGATGTTCTTATAGCCATTTCGCAATCGGGTGAAACGGCAGATACTTTGGCTGCTATAAAATTGGCCAAGGAGAAAGGAGCATATGTGTTTGGCGTATGTAATGTGGTTGGTTCTTCTATTGCAAGAGAAACAGATTCAGGTGCCTATACGCATGCAGGGCCTGAAATAGGAGTAGCATCAACTAAGGCTTTTACTACTCAAATCACGGTACTTACACTAGTAGCCTTGAAACTGGCAAAAGAAAAAGGTGTTTTCTCCCAGTCTAGATTTCATGAATTTTTGACTGAACTGGAAACTATTCCTGCAAAAGTAGAAAAGGTTTTAGAGAGCAATGCGCTTATAGAAATCATCGCGGATGTATATAAAGATTCTACCAATTGTTTGTATTTAGGTAGGGGATATAACTTCCCTGTTGCTTTGGAAGGAGCTTTAAAGCTTAAAGAAATCAGTTATATTCATGCTGAGGGGTACCCTGCAGCTGAAATGAAGCACGGTCCCATTGCTTTGATAGATGATCAAATGCCGGTTTTTGTTATTGCTACTAAAAAAGGGCATTATGAGAAAGTGGTTAGTAATATCCAAGAGATTAAATCTAGAAAAGGAAAGATTATAGCTATTGTAACTGAAGGAGATACGCAGGTTACAGAGTTGGCAGATCACGTTGTGGAAGTTCCTGAAACATTGGAAAGCCTTACGCCATTGCTAACAACTATCCCGTTGCAATTGTTGTCATACCATATAGCGGTTATGAGAGGATGTAATGTAGATCAGCCTAGGAATTTGGCAAAATCGGTTACAGTGGAATAG
- a CDS encoding TonB-dependent receptor, whose product MRAILFLALLLASSFGFSQTTVNGKVVDQNSQPVPGANIVIEGKAIGTTTDFDGNFNLQTSEVPPFQLRITSIGYSDATEEVTSNNQTLTIVIDESQTFLDEVVISASRTPERIFESPVTVERIGVSEIKNGTAADFYGGLENLKGVDVNTNSLTFKSINTRGFASFANTRFMQLVDGMDNSTPALNFPIGNLVGLVEPDVLSVELLPGASSALYGANAFNGILFMRSKNPFDYEGISVSVKRGITSQKAAGDNSYTDFGIRAAYKFSDKFAGKVNFGYLKGTDWAANNIDDKNTPGGTRDNLNYDGVNVYGDEVSTNIKEVALTLEGLGVLPAGANALVPSEIVSRTGYNESDLTQYNAESIKADWGLYYRPIEGSNLEISYVGKVGTGTTIYQGTNRYNIDGFFQEQHKLEIKNDNFFVRGYVVGDKAGDSYDMVFTGININRTWKDDNTWFGEYTGAYVQATLAGATDDQAHAAGRAQAESGRYLPGTSEFEAAFNKVIKDPDLSKGSQFYDQSKYYHADGNYNFSHLIDWAEIQVGGSFREYSLNSLGTIYTDSEEDGPIDYSEFGIYSQIQKTLPLAGEKSLKLTGSVRYDKSEFFDGFLSPRISAGYTLNRDHNIRASAQTGFRNPTTQDLFIGLDAGRAILVGSAPDNLEQYSRDYDVSATGQLVYQQPSSVTQTGADAYNNSYSAASVTALGQTGNPADLEVANPDLVKPEKVTSFEIGYRGKVDKLVIDFSTYYNSYKDFISQEVVVSPFYGEVGDGALSVAAIANGDYQAYSTYTNTDANVNSYGASLGLNMKVFGDFNLGGSYTFTKLDFDRDANPDVMLNFNTPEHKFKASFGNEQLFENFGFNVSYRFSDDYFWEATFGNGVIPEFHVVDAQINYDVPSIKSSFKLGGTNLTGKEYYTAFGTGYIGSMYYLSWTINN is encoded by the coding sequence ATGAGAGCAATACTATTTTTAGCCTTGCTGTTGGCGTCTAGCTTTGGATTTTCGCAAACAACGGTGAACGGGAAAGTGGTAGATCAGAACAGTCAGCCCGTACCAGGGGCCAACATCGTTATTGAAGGAAAAGCGATAGGCACCACAACGGATTTTGACGGTAATTTCAATTTGCAAACGTCTGAAGTACCCCCTTTTCAGTTAAGAATTACCAGCATCGGATATTCTGATGCTACAGAGGAAGTCACCTCTAACAATCAAACCCTGACCATTGTAATAGATGAGTCTCAAACCTTTTTAGATGAAGTTGTTATATCGGCTTCTAGAACGCCAGAGCGAATTTTTGAATCGCCGGTTACTGTAGAAAGAATTGGTGTTTCCGAAATAAAAAACGGTACAGCTGCTGATTTTTATGGAGGTCTTGAAAATTTAAAAGGGGTTGATGTCAATACCAACAGTTTAACCTTTAAATCTATAAACACAAGGGGTTTTGCATCTTTCGCTAATACCCGCTTTATGCAACTTGTTGATGGTATGGATAACTCAACACCGGCATTAAACTTCCCTATTGGGAATTTAGTAGGCTTGGTTGAACCGGATGTTTTAAGTGTTGAGCTGTTGCCTGGAGCATCGTCCGCACTTTACGGAGCAAATGCCTTTAATGGTATTTTGTTTATGCGAAGTAAAAATCCTTTTGATTATGAAGGTATAAGTGTATCCGTTAAACGAGGTATCACTTCTCAAAAAGCTGCAGGAGACAATTCGTATACGGACTTCGGAATCCGAGCGGCCTATAAGTTTAGCGATAAATTTGCAGGTAAAGTCAATTTCGGATATTTAAAAGGAACCGATTGGGCGGCTAATAATATAGATGATAAGAATACACCAGGAGGTACAAGGGATAATTTGAATTATGACGGTGTAAATGTATACGGAGATGAAGTTTCTACCAACATTAAAGAAGTAGCGCTTACATTAGAAGGTTTAGGTGTCCTACCAGCTGGAGCGAATGCTTTGGTGCCTTCGGAAATAGTAAGTAGAACGGGTTATAATGAAAGTGATCTTACGCAATATAATGCGGAAAGCATTAAAGCGGATTGGGGTCTGTATTACAGACCAATTGAGGGTAGTAACTTGGAGATTTCCTATGTTGGAAAGGTGGGTACAGGTACCACCATATACCAAGGTACCAATAGGTATAATATTGATGGGTTTTTTCAGGAACAGCATAAACTTGAAATCAAAAATGATAATTTTTTCGTGAGAGGGTATGTAGTTGGCGATAAAGCAGGTGACTCTTACGATATGGTGTTTACTGGTATTAATATCAACAGAACTTGGAAAGATGATAATACCTGGTTTGGTGAGTATACAGGGGCCTATGTGCAGGCAACTTTGGCGGGTGCTACGGATGATCAGGCGCATGCTGCGGGTAGAGCACAAGCAGAGTCAGGAAGGTATTTGCCAGGAACATCAGAATTTGAAGCTGCCTTTAACAAAGTTATTAAAGACCCTGATTTGAGTAAGGGTTCACAGTTTTACGACCAATCTAAATACTACCATGCAGATGGTAACTATAACTTTAGTCATTTGATTGATTGGGCGGAAATTCAAGTTGGGGGTTCGTTTAGGGAGTATAGTTTAAATTCCTTAGGTACCATTTACACAGATTCGGAGGAAGACGGTCCAATTGATTATTCTGAATTTGGAATTTATTCACAAATCCAAAAGACCTTGCCTCTGGCAGGAGAAAAAAGTTTAAAGTTGACCGGGTCTGTTCGTTATGATAAGTCTGAGTTTTTTGACGGATTCCTTTCTCCTAGGATATCTGCTGGTTATACTTTAAACAGAGACCATAACATTAGAGCTTCGGCGCAAACGGGTTTTAGAAACCCTACTACTCAAGATCTTTTTATTGGTTTGGATGCCGGTAGGGCAATTTTGGTGGGATCTGCACCGGATAATTTGGAGCAGTATTCTAGGGATTATGATGTAAGCGCTACGGGTCAACTTGTATACCAACAGCCATCTTCCGTTACGCAAACCGGTGCTGATGCCTATAACAACTCGTATTCTGCGGCTTCTGTAACTGCATTGGGACAAACAGGGAACCCTGCGGACCTAGAGGTTGCCAATCCAGATTTAGTTAAGCCTGAAAAAGTGACTTCTTTTGAGATTGGATACAGAGGTAAGGTTGATAAGCTTGTTATTGATTTTAGCACCTATTATAACAGTTATAAAGATTTTATTTCTCAAGAAGTAGTTGTTTCACCTTTTTATGGAGAGGTTGGTGATGGTGCACTTTCGGTAGCGGCAATAGCTAACGGAGATTATCAAGCGTATAGCACGTATACTAATACTGATGCTAATGTTAATTCGTATGGTGCTTCTTTGGGGCTTAACATGAAAGTATTTGGAGATTTTAATTTGGGAGGTAGTTACACATTCACAAAATTAGATTTTGATCGTGATGCTAATCCAGATGTAATGTTGAACTTCAACACTCCAGAACACAAGTTCAAAGCATCTTTTGGAAATGAGCAGTTATTTGAAAATTTTGGATTTAACGTGTCATACAGATTCAGTGATGATTATTTCTGGGAAGCTACTTTTGGTAATGGCGTTATTCCAGAGTTTCATGTAGTTGATGCACAAATCAATTATGACGTTCCAAGTATTAAATCTTCCTTTAAACTGGGAGGTACAAACCTAACTGGTAAAGAATATTACACTGCGTTCGGTACCGGGTATATTGGGTCTATGTACTACTTATCTTGGACTATTAATAATTAA